The Hyla sarda isolate aHylSar1 chromosome 2, aHylSar1.hap1, whole genome shotgun sequence genome includes the window CGGAAAAGGAATTCTAATGCTAAGGTGGGATAGACGGGATGTAAGGTGAACACAATCCAGTGCTTGGATCTAAGAAATTGAAATATAAGGAAAGTGTTTTTCCTTGTTTAAGCTTACATTTTATTTGCTTGGTTTTATTAGATTGTTTAGCTCTGTGCCTGTCTGTGCAAAGCTACCTCCCAGAAAGACTTCCCCTGCCTTTTTTAGATACAAGTAATAAAATGCAAGATTTAAACAATAGTCAATATTTGACAAATCTGCTGAAGGCTACTCCAAGTATTAAGCATACCATCACCATGGATCTTACGTGCGAACTGTACCGAATTTCCACTTTCTCAAAATTTCCAGGAAGTTCACCTGTATCTGAGCGCAGTCTTGCCAAGGCAGGTTTTTACTACATTGGAGCAGACGACAAGGTGAAATGCTTCAGCTGCGGCCTGATGCTCGATAACTGGAAGAAAGGAGACAGTGCAATTGAAAAACACAAGAAGCTTTATCCAAGTTGTAGTTTCATCCAGAACGTATCATTGATTAATATCGGAGCATCTAATTGTTCTGCATTTTCTCCTCTAAATCCCACACAGTCAGCCTCTTGTGAAGAGGAAACTGCCTACTTCAGTGGATCCTTTAGGAGTTTTCCTGATGTAGTTTCCTCTAGGGCAGTTGAAGATCTGTCTCACCAAAGGGGCAACGACAGCAACTCCTATATGTACACAGAGGAAGCCAGACTGAGCACTTTTACAAATTGGACTGTAACTTTCCTCAATCCTTCTGAGCTTGCTAAAGCAGGATTTTACTATGTTGGTCCTGGGGATAAAGTTGCTTGTTTTGCTTGTGATGGAAAGTTAAGCAATTGGGAACCTAAAGATAATGCCATGTCCGAGCACCGGAGACATTTTCCAAATTGTCAGTTTGCGAGCAACAGTGCAAGACCCTCCTTGAGGTGCAGTGTTTCCAATGTCAGCATGCAGACCACCTCTTCAAGGCTTAAAACCTTTCTAAACTGGCCCTCTAGGATCCCAGTGACGCCGAAAAAATTGGCAGAAGCTGGCTTTTACTATGTCGGTATGTATTGTGAAGTGGTATGCACACCTTTGCAACCATATTTGTCTTCACTAAAAAATATCCTACTGTTTTATTTGCATACAGTTTTTATGTGTCATGATTACAGACTACAAATCCTGTACAGAATTTCATGCTGGTGGTTTAAAGTCATGCCTTTCGCATACCCAGGGCAGCCTTCGGATCATCACGAGATCATTAAAGTTAGAGATCAAAAAAATATCTGTTCTAGATGCTAGTTGAGAaatcctgtgtagtctgatcctggagTCATACTCCCCTGTAATTACGGTAAATGCAAGTTAAAAAGCAGTATTTCAGGAAGTACTATGACTGGGGATAAGACTAATAAGGGTTTGTAGTCTGCAAACTTAGACGTTTGACTATAGACTTAACTATATTTTTTAATGTAAACTATTATCAAAGTGCTGAGACTATTTTGCCACAAAGAAAAACTCAAAAAGGTTAAACATTGACATAATTCATTACGCCAATATTCATATACATGCCTGGCACTGTAAAAATGCCATCAAGCATGCTTATATCATTTTACATCACAGGGtagatttataataaaaaaaaaaaaaaaaaaagcataacatTTTATGTTTGTGGCTAAAAGTCACTAATTAAAAAGTGCAGAGTTCATACCCATTACACATAGCTACGCCATCACGTGTATCATCAAAGCTGAAGTGTCCATAATTCTATGATCTAGATACTAGTTAACAAATTGTTTTATTCACCCCTATACAGGTGCAGAGATGACAGTAACGGGCTgtgatgtttgtttttatttaattttattttttttcaatagggcGAAATGATGATGTCAAATGCTTTTGTTGTGATGGGGGTTTGAGATGCTGGGAATCTGGAGATGATCCATGGGTTGAACATGCAAAGTGGTTTCCTAGGTAAGCCTTTGTTTGGCACATAATgaagattaataaaaaaaacaaaaaaataaaaaaccctatAGAATAGCGGCTGTTAGTGCTTacactatttaaaaaataaattaatctgACAACCACTTTTCCATAGGTATTATTTGTGCACATTATTAGATTGAAAATAAGCACAGTCCTGCTGGAAACCCAAAGCTTGGATTTGCGGTGCAtgatacaatcatacacttatTGTTATAAAGTTTAAAACCATGTTTTTCTATCTTCCAGATGTGAATACTTGCTGAACGTGAAAGGTCAAAGTTTTGTCACTGATATTCAGGATAGATATCCGCATCTTTTAGATCAGGTAAAATTACGAAAATTTTAAACAAGTGCATAatttccattttactgagaaatcgGTGGCCTAAAAATGCAATCTAGATTGTAGATTGATGTAAATGTGGCCTGTCATcaaaaaaagtggtgcagttgctcatagcacccaatcagattgcttatttaacCCCTCCCTGGTCTATGACATACCTGTCATGGGTCTATCTTGGTAGATTTGTATGTTGGTGATTACATGGTGTCACTAGTATCACAGTAGTATATTTTGACAGGTCTTTGCATTGACTTATCAGTTCAATGTAAAAACCCGTTTGATGttatctaactttttttttatctttacctCAATAGCTGTTGTCCTCTTCAGACTCACAAAACAATGAAGCTCAGTATCCCCCCAGTAAGTATATAGTTCAAGCATCAAGGCTCAGTTATACAACACTTGTATATAAAGGAAAATGTTTGTTGTGGTGCTGCCAGCAGTCTAAAcgacatttttattttctaccgtTTTGAGACTATATCAAACAATACATAATCAGAAAGTCAGAAGGGagattttgtgtgtatttttctaTGATTAATTTTCCTTTGATCAAACCAAAGAATTGTAAAGAGCATTTTCATGACACATATCCTACCTTTACAGCTGACTAAACAATAGTTGCTATTTATCTCCACTGAACAGTATGTTCTCATATTTTCCATTGGCGTGGCACCTGTATTATCTCATGCTGGCCATAGAATGTCATTATTCCTGTTCAGTGGTTCACCCTTTCCTGATAAACTGCTCTGCTCACACGCAGCAGACtgtttaatacatttaaaaaaatgcatgctGTAGAAACAGCCCCATATTTCGATGTATGAAGCTGATTTTGTTCACGCGACAGAATTTTCGTGCTTCCGCTCAGATTCCGTTTTGCCAGGCTGGCAGATTCCGTTATTGAACAGCAGGAATTCCTTTCATTACAATGTTAACTTCATGTAGCAGAATTTTCGAGCTGAATTCCTTCACTAGATTcgaccgtgtgaacataccctttgagTTACAGAAAATCTTTGTGAATGTGCCAAAGTGATGAGGAAATGGTCAGTTTTGTACTTTttctaatgtgttttttttttttttcctcccccatCTCCAGTCATCCATTTGGGTAATGAAAACAACCAGGATGATGAGGTTTACATGAATACTCCTTTAGTTCAGACTGTCCTGCAGATGGGCTTCAATCGGCGACTAGTAAAAGAAACAATAATGAGTAAAATATTGACGTCTGGGGAAAGTTATAAGGAAGCAGACGAACTAATAAATGACTTATTATGTGCTCAGAAAGAACAGACTGAAGAAGAGAGAGACAAACAGATGGAGCAGTGTTCATCTGGTAAGGCAGCACATGATGattataataaaaattattttatttatatagcgcacacagattccacagcgctgtacactaaaattggtccctgtccccattaggGCTCTAAAtttacctatcagtatgttttgaaaTGTGAGAGGAAACTGGAGTACTCAGAGGAAACCCACGCAGAgtacatacaaactctttgcagatgttgttcttggtgggatttgaacccaggacaaCAGTGTCTTCATGCTGCGGAGTTCGTCTAGTTGTGACCACATCCTTAGCTCTATTGTAAAACCCTTTGTAAAAAGTTCAATTTGTAAAAGtcccatttttattaattttttttatttatttatatttttaatattggtTCAGCTTATGCTGTCTCTCTCAACCAACATCTACTTAAGAATGTGATTATACGTTGCTGTCATACCAGTTATTGAAGTCATTCAAAATTAATGTAGCACTgctcacctgctccagcatgCTACTGTAGAATAGCATGTGACGAGTTTATGGAGCGTCCACAGACAAATTTATACTCCATGTATCACACAAAATTACTCCAGCTTTTGTCTTTAAAATCCTACTATTTTAtttgtaccatatttttcgccgtataagacgcactttttcttcctcaaaactggggggaaaaa containing:
- the BIRC2 gene encoding baculoviral IAP repeat-containing protein 2, which gives rise to MQDLNNSQYLTNLLKATPSIKHTITMDLTCELYRISTFSKFPGSSPVSERSLAKAGFYYIGADDKVKCFSCGLMLDNWKKGDSAIEKHKKLYPSCSFIQNVSLINIGASNCSAFSPLNPTQSASCEEETAYFSGSFRSFPDVVSSRAVEDLSHQRGNDSNSYMYTEEARLSTFTNWTVTFLNPSELAKAGFYYVGPGDKVACFACDGKLSNWEPKDNAMSEHRRHFPNCQFASNSARPSLRCSVSNVSMQTTSSRLKTFLNWPSRIPVTPKKLAEAGFYYVGRNDDVKCFCCDGGLRCWESGDDPWVEHAKWFPRCEYLLNVKGQSFVTDIQDRYPHLLDQLLSSSDSQNNEAQYPPIIHLGNENNQDDEVYMNTPLVQTVLQMGFNRRLVKETIMSKILTSGESYKEADELINDLLCAQKEQTEEERDKQMEQCSSDEITLIRKSRLTLIQRISNCRPIIEDLSNAEVLSSTECDALLQKAPYTLQAQELIEIVLIKGRNAIEAFKNSLNKHDPDLHRELFIEQTLTCQMSDGYSDLPMEEQLRRLQEERTCKICMDQEVSIVFIPCGHLVVCKDCAPSLRKCPICRGIIKGTVRTFLS